The genomic region ATCGGCGTCGAAAGCAGCAAGGCGCCGGTCTTCTTCATTTTTACAATCATCTTAGAAATAATATTTTGCCGTAAAGGGGAAACATGCTTCGGACACCGTTATTGAATTTTTTGAAGCTCGATGCGGCAACGGGTATTTTGCTGGTGGCCGCGACCGTCTTGGCGATGATGATGGCCAACAGCCCGTTACAATCATTTTATGCATCCCTGACGTCCCTTCCGGTCTCTGTGAGCGTCGGCTCATTTGTCATCGCCAAACCGCTCCTGCTGTGGATCAACGACGGTTTGATGGCCGTGTTTTTCTTTATGGTGGGATTGGAAATCAAACGTGAAGCCCTTGAGGGATCGCTGCGCGATCCCAAAGCGATAGCCGTTCCGGCGTTTGCGGCCTTGGGAGGAATGATGGTTCCCTCGGCGATTTATGCGTGGTTCAACTGGGACAATCCTACGGCGCTGCAAGGATGGGCGATCCCCTCGGCGACCGATATCGCCTTTGCGCTGGGGATTCTGACATTGCTGGGGAACCGCGTTCCCAAAGGGCTCAAGCTGTTTTTGCTGGCGCTGGCGATTATCGACGATTTGGGGGCGATCGTCATCATCGCCCTTTTTTACACGTCTGATCTTTCGGCGGTGTCGCTCTTCATCGCCGCGGCGATGATCGCCGTTTTGATTGCGATGAACGTCCGCGGAGTGGTCAATAACGCCGCGTATATTTTAGTCGGGACCGTTTTGTGGATCGCAGTATTGAAATCGGGGGTCCACGCGACGCTTGCGGGAGTGATCCTGGGGCTGTTGATCCCTTTGAAAAACAACCAGGCCTCTTTCCATGCGCTGGAACACTCGCTGCATGTGCCGGTCAGTTTCGTGATCCTTCCACTGTTTGCGTTTGCGAATACCGGTATCGCCTTTGCCGGGGTGTCGGCAAGCGATTTTTTCGATGAAGTGACGCTGGGGATCGCTTTGGGACTTTTTTTCGGCAAACAGATCGGCGTTTTTGTTTTCAGTTATCTGGCCGTGCGGATGGGGTTCGGAAGTCTCCCGGCAGGAGTCGACTGGAAGCGGTTGTACGGGGTTTCGATATTGAGCGGGATCGGGTTTACGATGTCTTTGTTCATCGGCTCTTTGGCATTTGAAGACGCCAGAGCCTGCGGTGCGGGAGTATGTGACGAACGGCTGGGAATTTTGATCGGATCATTTTTTTCCGGCGTATTGGGCTACGCGTTTTTGCGCCGCGTTATGCGTCCCCGGGGCGTGTAAGCTCTTAAAAGGGCGCTGAAGCGTTCGCCTCGCCGGTTTGCTCTGAAGCAGAGGGCTGCTCGAGCGTTTCAGGGACGTTTTGGCCGCTCTCCCCGAACAGTTCAAGAACGCTGCCGTTCCCTTCGCTCGATTCGCCGAGGGGTTCGGAAGCCTCTTTGGGCGGGGCCATCACCTCGTCGTAGGAGGGGATCACGACGCCGCGGCGCTGCATGATCTTGTAGATGATACGGGCACGGTTCTTGACGTATTTCTGGTTTCCCGTGGGATCGTATTTGATCGGGTTGGGAAGCACCGCGGCCAACCGTGCCGCTTCCCGTCCGCTGAGCCGTTTCGCGCTTTTGCCGTAATAATGGCGCGCGGCCGCTTCGATCCCGAAAATTCCGTCTCCCCATTCGGCAACGTTGAGATAGATTTCGAGGATGCGCCGTTTGGAGAGGGTATTTTCGATACGCCAGGTTATGATCGCCTCTTTGATTTTGCGCACCGGGTTTTTGCTGGGGGAGAGGTAGAGATTTTTGGAGAGCTGCTGGCTGATGGTGCTTCCCCCCGCCACCGTCCCTTTTTCAAGGCTCCGCTCGATCGCCTGCTCCATCCCCCCGACATCGAATCCGTCGTGGTTCCAGAATTTGTCGTCTTCGGCGATCAAGACCGCTTTGACGACGTTGGGAGAGATCTGCGAAAGGGTGACCCATTTGTGTCGTATCTCTTTCTCACGGTTCTCTTCGGCCCACTGTTCCTGCCGGTATTCCATGAACGCTGTTGGAACCGGACGCTCCTCTATGAGCTCCGAAACATCCGGATAAAAGGCGTAGCGCCCGATATCGATGATACCGCCCGCCGCCAGCAGCAGGATAATTTTTTTAAGGAGGCTTTTGTTCATCGTCTCTCCAGTGTCGGAAGATGCCATCGTTTGGTATAGGCCAGCAGGCGCAATCCCACCGCAAGCGCCGCAACCACGGCAACGCCGGGAGTATTTAGTGCTCCGAAGACTGCAAGCAGGAGCAGCAGGATCGAGACGATCAGGGCGATGGAACCGTAAAAATCGCTGATGAGGACGGAGGGGACCTGGTTGATCATTGTATCGCGCAGAACGCCTCCACCCACGGCGGTGAGGAAGCTGAGGATCATCACCCCGAAAAAGTTGAAGTCGGCCTGGATTGCCAGTAGCGCGCCGGTAATGCTAAACGCCACCAGACCGATCGTATCGCTGATGACGAAGAGCCATTGGCGTTCGATCTGTTCGCGGTGATAGAGGCGAAAGATAAACGCAAACGCAATCGTCGCGATGACCGTGACGGCGGGATAGTATTCGTTGAACGCAAACGGAGTCCGGTCGAGGATGACGTCGCGCACCACACCGCCTCCCAGCGCGGTGAGCGAAGCGGCGATGATGATCCCAAGCAGATCAAGATTGTTCCGCACCCCTACGAGAAAGCCGCTGAGGGCGAATGCCGTGATTCCGAGAATATCGGCGGCGACGACAAGATTGAAATCAGACATTCGGCGCGCGGTAGTTTTCTTTGAAACTG from Sulfuricurvum sp. IAE1 harbors:
- the mtgA gene encoding monofunctional biosynthetic peptidoglycan transglycosylase, with the protein product MNKSLLKKIILLLAAGGIIDIGRYAFYPDVSELIEERPVPTAFMEYRQEQWAEENREKEIRHKWVTLSQISPNVVKAVLIAEDDKFWNHDGFDVGGMEQAIERSLEKGTVAGGSTISQQLSKNLYLSPSKNPVRKIKEAIITWRIENTLSKRRILEIYLNVAEWGDGIFGIEAAARHYYGKSAKRLSGREAARLAAVLPNPIKYDPTGNQKYVKNRARIIYKIMQRRGVVIPSYDEVMAPPKEASEPLGESSEGNGSVLELFGESGQNVPETLEQPSASEQTGEANASAPF
- a CDS encoding trimeric intracellular cation channel family protein, with the translated sequence MSDFNLVVAADILGITAFALSGFLVGVRNNLDLLGIIIAASLTALGGGVVRDVILDRTPFAFNEYYPAVTVIATIAFAFIFRLYHREQIERQWLFVISDTIGLVAFSITGALLAIQADFNFFGVMILSFLTAVGGGVLRDTMINQVPSVLISDFYGSIALIVSILLLLLAVFGALNTPGVAVVAALAVGLRLLAYTKRWHLPTLERR
- the nhaA gene encoding Na+/H+ antiporter NhaA codes for the protein MLRTPLLNFLKLDAATGILLVAATVLAMMMANSPLQSFYASLTSLPVSVSVGSFVIAKPLLLWINDGLMAVFFFMVGLEIKREALEGSLRDPKAIAVPAFAALGGMMVPSAIYAWFNWDNPTALQGWAIPSATDIAFALGILTLLGNRVPKGLKLFLLALAIIDDLGAIVIIALFYTSDLSAVSLFIAAAMIAVLIAMNVRGVVNNAAYILVGTVLWIAVLKSGVHATLAGVILGLLIPLKNNQASFHALEHSLHVPVSFVILPLFAFANTGIAFAGVSASDFFDEVTLGIALGLFFGKQIGVFVFSYLAVRMGFGSLPAGVDWKRLYGVSILSGIGFTMSLFIGSLAFEDARACGAGVCDERLGILIGSFFSGVLGYAFLRRVMRPRGV